One window of Mediterraneibacter gnavus ATCC 29149 genomic DNA carries:
- a CDS encoding ECF transporter S component, which produces MRKFSTNKLCILALCSVINLIGGQIALLLRLPIYLDSFGTVFAAAVMGPFYGMIPGIVSNLIGGVTTDIYALYYLPVQMITGCMAGFVFRKMPPHGGKDLGKILFGAGMISIPGTLVSSSITAIVFGGITSSGSTLLVQLFHHLGLGLTASVCMVQGLTDYADRAIVLALTAVLLALLPSSVKAAVNK; this is translated from the coding sequence ATGAGAAAATTTTCAACCAATAAACTTTGTATCCTCGCCCTTTGTTCGGTGATCAACCTGATCGGAGGTCAGATCGCACTGCTGCTTCGCCTTCCGATTTATCTGGATTCTTTTGGAACGGTGTTTGCGGCCGCTGTGATGGGGCCTTTTTATGGAATGATTCCCGGAATCGTCAGTAATCTGATCGGAGGCGTGACAACTGATATTTACGCGCTTTATTACCTTCCGGTCCAGATGATCACCGGATGTATGGCCGGTTTTGTTTTCCGGAAAATGCCGCCTCATGGCGGAAAAGATCTGGGAAAAATCCTGTTTGGAGCCGGAATGATCAGTATTCCGGGAACGCTGGTCAGCTCTTCTATTACTGCAATCGTATTCGGTGGAATCACCTCGTCCGGATCTACACTTCTGGTGCAGCTGTTCCATCATCTTGGTCTGGGGCTGACTGCAAGTGTATGCATGGTTCAGGGATTGACCGACTATGCAGACAGAGCGATCGTTCTGGCACTGACAGCCGTACTTCTGGCACTGCTTCCTTCTTCCGTTAAAGCAGCAGTAAATAAGTAA
- a CDS encoding YitT family protein, producing MKLKNTVREFAVITFAMLIVSAAVYFFMVPSKIVMGSISGLALVFSQLTGISMSILTFFLNAILLVIGFLLIGKDFGAKTIYTSILLPIFLWIFERLIPVTESVTGNQVFDLVTYTLIVALGQAMLFHVNASSGGLDIVAKILNKFAHMELGKAVMLSGFVTAMTSILVYDVPTLIVSLLGTYANGMAVDYFIDGFNKRKRVCIISDDYKEIQNYIIHDLKRGATLYVAQGAYDEKHRTELVTILAQQEYRLLLNYLHTTKKDVFVTVSTVNEVIGQWNAK from the coding sequence ATGAAATTAAAAAACACAGTCCGGGAATTTGCAGTGATCACATTTGCCATGCTGATTGTATCGGCAGCCGTTTATTTTTTTATGGTTCCCAGTAAAATCGTCATGGGAAGTATTTCCGGTCTGGCGCTGGTATTTTCCCAGCTCACCGGGATTTCCATGTCGATCCTTACGTTCTTTCTAAATGCCATTTTGCTTGTGATCGGATTTTTGCTGATTGGGAAGGATTTTGGGGCGAAGACAATTTACACTTCGATCCTGCTTCCAATCTTTCTCTGGATCTTTGAACGATTGATTCCGGTCACAGAATCCGTTACAGGCAATCAGGTATTTGATCTTGTTACGTATACTCTGATCGTAGCGCTTGGACAGGCCATGTTGTTTCATGTCAATGCCTCTTCCGGCGGGTTAGATATTGTGGCAAAAATTCTCAATAAATTTGCACACATGGAACTTGGAAAAGCTGTCATGCTGTCCGGATTTGTAACAGCAATGACATCTATCCTGGTGTATGACGTACCGACACTCATTGTCAGTCTGCTTGGAACGTATGCAAACGGTATGGCTGTGGATTATTTTATTGATGGATTTAATAAGCGAAAACGGGTGTGCATCATTTCTGATGATTATAAGGAAATACAGAATTATATCATCCATGATCTGAAACGCGGTGCCACCCTCTATGTCGCCCAGGGCGCCTATGATGAAAAACACCGTACAGAACTTGTGACGATTCTTGCACAGCAGGAGTACCGGCTGCTTCTCAACTATCTGCACACCACAAAAAAGGACGTGTTTGTAACCGTTTCAACTGTCAATGAAGTGATCGGACAGTGGAATGCAAAGTAA
- a CDS encoding C39 family peptidase, which produces MAYQRRKRRFDRKKVVLVERTICILILLALLALAGRWIAGQLSKEDSQKKKQTKTQTDNTAQKEDKTEAENTQTPVYDFVCSDGTLSAEFQQTLSDRAKEDKKVQKILADSRNYPVSMLELLAKNAETTDFVADYPEKKDEAPAESIGEVKEGEIPLLIQWDERWGYIHYGDGIIANSGCGPTALAMVAAGLTGDNSITPYKIASYAGANGYYVAGSGSSWSLMTEAALNFGVAGTEIALSESSVTEELNAGHPIICSMKQGDFTTDGHFIVLTGMADGKIQVHDPNSKERSSRTWDYATLEPQIENLWSFTKL; this is translated from the coding sequence ATGGCATACCAAAGAAGAAAAAGAAGATTTGACAGAAAAAAGGTCGTTCTGGTAGAACGAACGATCTGTATCCTGATTTTGCTCGCTTTGCTGGCACTTGCAGGACGGTGGATCGCAGGACAGCTGTCAAAAGAAGATTCGCAGAAAAAAAAGCAGACAAAGACGCAGACTGATAATACGGCTCAAAAGGAAGATAAAACTGAAGCGGAAAATACGCAGACTCCGGTCTATGATTTCGTATGCAGTGACGGCACCTTATCAGCAGAATTTCAGCAGACACTCTCTGATCGTGCAAAAGAAGATAAAAAAGTACAAAAGATTCTTGCAGATTCCCGCAATTATCCGGTGAGTATGCTGGAGCTTCTGGCAAAAAATGCAGAGACAACAGATTTCGTGGCAGATTATCCGGAGAAGAAAGATGAGGCACCTGCTGAATCCATCGGAGAAGTAAAAGAAGGTGAGATTCCGCTCTTGATCCAGTGGGATGAACGGTGGGGGTATATTCATTATGGAGATGGAATCATAGCGAACAGTGGATGTGGTCCGACAGCGCTTGCTATGGTAGCTGCAGGACTCACCGGAGATAACAGTATTACCCCGTATAAGATCGCATCCTATGCAGGCGCCAACGGATATTATGTGGCAGGCTCCGGAAGCAGCTGGAGTCTGATGACGGAAGCCGCTTTGAATTTTGGAGTAGCAGGAACAGAGATTGCATTGTCAGAAAGCTCTGTCACAGAAGAATTGAATGCAGGACATCCGATCATCTGCAGTATGAAGCAGGGCGATTTCACAACAGACGGACATTTTATCGTGCTGACAGGCATGGCAGACGGTAAGATTCAGGTGCATGATCCAAACAGTAAAGAACGAAGCAGCCGTACCTGGGATTATGCGACACTGGAACCACAGATTGAGAATTTGTGGAGTTTTACGAAATTATAA
- the hisIE gene encoding bifunctional phosphoribosyl-AMP cyclohydrolase/phosphoribosyl-ATP diphosphatase HisIE, whose amino-acid sequence MSYKRLIPCIFIYKGKAIKWFDDKEVISDDVIGLAKQYCDKGADELIVFDLSNTDDEHDEAIDLMKKVNRAISIPMVAGGNVRRQEDVKKILYTGAKRAILNFSKPLSFELIEEVSKRFGKERIAVSLNDFDALFKQQHLIDKFSSEIIFMHRLDLLSVMNITEIPCVVLTDTMEQEEILKILKCKGVKGVSGMLISEPALDIDAFKNHCISEGIQMTSLESTMSFSDFTLNTDGLLPVVVQDYKTNEVLMMAYMNEEAFEHTLKSGKMTYYSRSRQCRWVKGETSGHYQYVKALSADCDNDTLLAKVEQIGVACHTGNHTCFYRQIVGNEYDSKNPLQVFESVYATIADRKQHPKEGSYTNYLFDKGIDKILKKVGEEATEIVIAAKNPNPEEIKYEISDFLYHAMVLMVERGVTWEDIVKELADR is encoded by the coding sequence ATGAGTTATAAAAGATTGATCCCCTGTATCTTTATTTACAAGGGAAAAGCAATAAAATGGTTTGATGATAAAGAAGTCATCTCAGACGATGTGATCGGGCTTGCAAAGCAGTACTGTGACAAAGGGGCAGATGAGCTGATCGTATTCGATCTGTCCAATACGGATGACGAGCATGATGAAGCGATCGATCTGATGAAAAAAGTAAACCGTGCCATCAGTATTCCAATGGTTGCAGGCGGAAATGTACGCAGACAGGAAGACGTGAAAAAGATTCTGTACACCGGTGCAAAACGGGCAATCCTGAATTTTTCCAAACCGCTGTCGTTTGAACTGATCGAAGAAGTATCCAAACGATTTGGAAAAGAACGGATCGCAGTATCTTTAAATGATTTTGATGCTTTGTTCAAACAGCAGCATCTGATCGACAAATTCAGTTCCGAGATTATTTTCATGCATCGCCTGGATCTGCTTTCTGTGATGAATATCACAGAGATTCCGTGCGTTGTTCTGACTGATACAATGGAACAGGAAGAGATTTTAAAAATCTTAAAATGCAAGGGTGTCAAGGGCGTTTCCGGTATGCTGATCAGCGAACCTGCACTTGATATCGATGCATTCAAAAATCATTGCATTTCTGAAGGAATTCAGATGACTTCTCTGGAAAGTACGATGAGTTTTTCTGATTTCACGCTGAATACGGACGGACTTCTTCCGGTTGTTGTACAGGATTATAAAACCAACGAGGTTCTGATGATGGCCTACATGAATGAAGAAGCATTTGAGCATACACTCAAATCTGGAAAAATGACCTATTACAGCAGAAGCAGACAGTGCCGCTGGGTAAAAGGAGAAACCTCCGGACATTATCAGTATGTAAAGGCGCTGTCAGCCGACTGTGACAACGATACGTTGCTGGCCAAGGTAGAGCAGATCGGAGTGGCCTGCCATACCGGAAATCATACCTGCTTTTATCGGCAGATTGTAGGAAATGAGTACGATTCTAAAAATCCGCTTCAGGTTTTTGAATCTGTATATGCAACGATTGCAGACAGAAAGCAGCATCCGAAGGAAGGATCTTATACCAACTATCTGTTTGATAAGGGGATTGACAAGATTCTGAAAAAGGTGGGAGAGGAAGCAACAGAGATCGTGATCGCTGCCAAGAATCCGAACCCGGAAGAGATCAAATATGAGATTTCTGATTTTCTGTATCATGCCATGGTACTCATGGTGGAACGCGGTGTCACATGGGAAGATATCGTAAAAGAACTGGCAGACAGATAA
- the hisB gene encoding imidazoleglycerol-phosphate dehydratase HisB encodes MEQRAATIERKTKETDISLTINLDGTGENEIATGIPFFDHMLNGFARHGLFDLKVHVTGDLEVDSHHTIEDTGIVLGQAIAAALGEKKGIKRYGSFLLPMDETLAMCAVDLSGRPYLNYQAEFTVEKLGTLDTEMIREFFYAVSYSAAMNLHLKIVDGGNNHHMAEALFKAFGKALDMATMEEPRMNGVWSTKGSL; translated from the coding sequence ATGGAACAGCGCGCAGCAACAATCGAACGAAAAACAAAAGAGACGGACATTTCTCTGACGATCAATCTGGATGGAACCGGGGAAAATGAGATTGCAACCGGAATTCCGTTTTTTGATCATATGCTGAATGGATTTGCCAGACATGGTCTGTTTGATCTGAAGGTGCACGTAACAGGAGATCTGGAGGTGGATTCCCATCATACGATCGAGGATACCGGGATCGTACTGGGGCAGGCAATCGCAGCAGCACTGGGAGAAAAAAAAGGGATCAAGCGTTACGGAAGCTTTCTGCTTCCTATGGACGAGACACTCGCCATGTGTGCAGTAGACTTATCTGGTCGCCCTTACCTGAATTATCAGGCAGAGTTTACAGTGGAAAAACTGGGAACTCTGGATACAGAGATGATCCGTGAATTCTTTTATGCAGTCTCTTACAGCGCAGCGATGAACCTGCATTTAAAGATCGTAGACGGAGGGAACAATCACCATATGGCAGAAGCCTTGTTCAAGGCATTTGGAAAGGCTCTGGATATGGCAACCATGGAGGAACCACGTATGAACGGGGTATGGTCTACGAAAGGCAGCTTATAA
- the hisD gene encoding histidinol dehydrogenase has protein sequence MRIERLDETTRKNLLEDLLKRSPNSYGTYEASVREILDEVKNRRDEAVFAYTEKFDGAALNADNIQVTEEEIQKAYSQVDSSLLNVIRKSLKNIESYHAKQMQYSWFDSKPDGTILGQKVTPLQRVGVYVPGGKAVYPSSVLMNIVPAKVAGVDEIIMVTPPGKDGKVNPATLVAAKEAGVDAVYKVGGAQAIAALAYGTESIPKVDKIVGPGNIYVALAKKAVYGHVSIDSIAGPSEILVLADETANPRYVAADLLSQAEHDELASAILVTTSEELAEEVSREVDGFVKELSRGEIIQKSLDNYGHILIAETLDDAIDAANEIASEHLEIVTKDAFTVMTKIRNAGAIFIGEYSSEPLGDYFAGPNHVLPTNGTAKFFSPLSVDDFLKKSSIISYSEEALETVHQDIEQFAKAEQLTAHANSIHVRFEKRD, from the coding sequence ATGAGAATTGAACGATTAGATGAAACAACCAGAAAAAATCTGCTCGAAGATCTGCTCAAAAGAAGTCCCAACAGTTATGGAACGTATGAAGCAAGTGTCCGCGAGATTCTGGATGAAGTAAAAAACAGACGTGACGAAGCCGTGTTCGCTTATACGGAAAAATTTGACGGTGCAGCACTTAATGCGGATAATATTCAGGTAACAGAAGAAGAGATTCAAAAAGCCTATTCCCAGGTGGATTCCTCTCTTCTGAATGTCATCCGAAAATCACTGAAAAATATCGAATCCTATCATGCAAAACAGATGCAGTACAGTTGGTTTGACAGCAAACCGGACGGTACGATCCTAGGACAGAAAGTGACGCCGCTTCAAAGGGTTGGTGTGTATGTACCGGGAGGAAAGGCTGTTTATCCGTCTTCTGTTCTGATGAATATCGTTCCCGCAAAAGTGGCTGGTGTGGATGAGATCATTATGGTCACGCCGCCGGGAAAAGACGGTAAAGTCAATCCGGCAACGCTGGTTGCGGCAAAGGAAGCGGGTGTGGATGCAGTCTATAAAGTGGGCGGTGCACAGGCAATCGCAGCACTTGCTTATGGAACCGAGAGCATCCCGAAAGTGGATAAGATTGTGGGACCGGGCAATATCTATGTAGCACTTGCCAAAAAAGCAGTGTACGGTCATGTCAGCATTGATTCGATCGCAGGACCGAGTGAGATCCTTGTTCTTGCAGACGAGACTGCCAATCCACGTTACGTGGCAGCGGATCTTCTGTCCCAGGCAGAACATGATGAGCTGGCATCTGCAATTCTTGTGACGACCAGTGAAGAGCTGGCAGAAGAAGTATCCCGGGAAGTGGACGGATTTGTAAAAGAGCTCTCCAGAGGTGAGATCATTCAGAAATCTCTGGATAACTATGGGCATATTCTGATCGCCGAGACACTGGATGACGCGATCGACGCGGCAAACGAAATCGCATCTGAGCATCTGGAAATCGTGACAAAAGATGCATTTACCGTGATGACCAAGATTCGCAATGCGGGTGCCATCTTTATCGGAGAATACAGCAGTGAGCCTCTTGGAGATTATTTTGCAGGACCAAATCATGTCCTTCCGACAAACGGGACTGCCAAATTCTTCTCTCCGTTGTCTGTAGATGACTTTTTGAAAAAATCCAGCATTATTTCTTACTCAGAAGAAGCACTGGAGACCGTACATCAGGACATCGAGCAGTTTGCAAAAGCAGAACAGCTCACGGCACATGCAAACTCCATCCATGTCCGCTTTGAAAAGAGGGATTAA
- the hisG gene encoding ATP phosphoribosyltransferase — protein MKYLTFALTKGRLASKTLEMLEQLGITCEEMKEKDSRKLVFVNEELKLKFFLAKGPDVPTYVEYGAADIGVVGKDTIVEEGRNVHEVLDLGFGSCRMCVCGPQDAKELLEHREVIRVATKYPKIAKDYFYNKKHQTVEIIKMNGSIELAPIVGLSEVIVDIVETGSTLKENGLTVLEEVCPLSARMIVNPVSMRMENDRIRDLIGRIRNLLEGETV, from the coding sequence ATGAAATATTTAACCTTTGCCCTGACCAAGGGACGCCTGGCAAGTAAAACACTGGAGATGCTGGAACAGCTTGGAATCACCTGTGAAGAAATGAAAGAGAAGGATTCCAGAAAACTGGTGTTTGTCAATGAAGAATTAAAATTAAAGTTTTTCCTCGCAAAAGGGCCGGATGTTCCGACTTATGTCGAATATGGAGCAGCAGATATCGGAGTTGTCGGCAAAGATACGATCGTGGAAGAAGGACGCAACGTACATGAGGTACTGGATCTTGGATTCGGCTCCTGCAGAATGTGTGTATGCGGGCCACAGGATGCCAAAGAGCTTTTGGAGCATCGTGAGGTGATCCGCGTGGCAACCAAATACCCAAAGATCGCAAAGGACTATTTTTATAATAAGAAGCATCAGACCGTAGAGATCATCAAGATGAACGGCTCCATTGAGCTGGCACCGATCGTCGGGCTTTCTGAAGTGATCGTTGATATTGTGGAGACGGGATCCACCTTAAAGGAAAACGGACTGACGGTGCTTGAAGAAGTGTGTCCGCTTTCTGCGCGCATGATCGTAAATCCAGTCAGCATGCGGATGGAGAATGACCGGATCCGTGATCTGATTGGAAGGATCCGAAATCTTTTGGAGGGGGAAACAGTATGA
- the hisZ gene encoding ATP phosphoribosyltransferase regulatory subunit encodes MEQKLHTPEGVRDIYSNECRAKLAVQDKLHQVLHLYGYQDIQTPTFEYFDVFRKEIGTISSRELYKFFDREGDTLALRPDITPSIARAAATLFETEDFPIRLCYVGSTFINHSSYQGRLKESTQLGAELIGIDSVEADAEMIAMVVDGLKKVGLKEFQVNIGHVDFLQSLMEATGLSKEQQEEIYNLIANRNFFGVEELLEQADASPELKETFRLLPEFAGDVDVLKKAVEHAPTDQAKQAVGRLLKIYKLLALYGADDYVTFDLSMSGHYGYYTGIVFRAYTYGTGDAIVTGGRYDHLLEKFGKQTPSIGFAIIIDELQNALSRQKITVETGHNNLIVYTDATEKWAIALAKDFREKGKYMELLKRTEEDSKETFIAYGKRTHAVSMLYLNENLTIDMVNLSTGEEKKVNARKKAKARENR; translated from the coding sequence ATGGAACAAAAGTTACATACTCCCGAAGGAGTTCGAGATATTTACAGTAATGAATGCAGAGCAAAGCTGGCAGTACAGGATAAACTTCATCAGGTGCTGCATCTTTACGGATATCAGGATATTCAGACTCCGACTTTTGAATATTTTGATGTGTTCCGCAAAGAGATCGGAACGATTTCATCCAGAGAGCTGTATAAGTTTTTTGACCGGGAGGGGGATACACTGGCACTTCGGCCGGATATCACTCCTTCGATCGCAAGAGCGGCAGCAACCCTGTTTGAGACCGAAGACTTTCCGATCCGTCTTTGTTATGTGGGAAGTACCTTTATCAATCACAGCAGTTATCAGGGACGCTTAAAAGAGAGTACACAGCTTGGTGCTGAGCTGATCGGAATCGATTCTGTGGAAGCAGATGCCGAGATGATCGCCATGGTCGTAGATGGTCTGAAAAAAGTAGGACTCAAAGAATTTCAGGTGAATATCGGGCATGTGGATTTTCTGCAGAGCCTCATGGAAGCTACAGGACTTTCAAAAGAGCAGCAGGAAGAAATCTATAATCTGATCGCAAACCGGAATTTCTTTGGAGTCGAGGAACTCTTAGAGCAGGCGGATGCCTCCCCGGAATTAAAAGAGACGTTCCGTCTGCTTCCGGAGTTCGCAGGAGATGTGGATGTGCTGAAAAAGGCCGTTGAGCATGCACCTACCGATCAGGCAAAACAAGCGGTGGGACGGCTTTTGAAGATTTATAAACTGCTTGCATTGTATGGGGCTGATGATTATGTGACCTTTGATCTGAGTATGAGCGGTCATTATGGATACTATACCGGGATTGTATTTCGGGCCTATACTTACGGAACCGGTGATGCCATTGTGACAGGCGGACGTTATGACCATCTTCTGGAAAAGTTTGGAAAGCAGACGCCGTCGATCGGATTTGCCATTATCATTGATGAGCTGCAAAACGCTCTGTCCAGACAGAAGATCACTGTGGAGACCGGTCACAACAATCTCATCGTCTATACCGATGCCACAGAAAAATGGGCCATTGCACTGGCAAAAGATTTCCGTGAAAAAGGAAAATACATGGAACTTTTGAAACGGACTGAGGAAGATTCAAAAGAGACCTTTATCGCTTACGGAAAACGGACACATGCGGTCAGCATGCTGTATTTGAACGAGAATCTGACGATTGACATGGTAAACCTCTCTACCGGAGAAGAAAAGAAGGTAAATGCCAGAAAAAAAGCGAAAGCGAGGGAGAACAGATGA
- a CDS encoding Holliday junction resolvase RecU, producing MGTWNSRGLRGSTLEDMINYTNTRYEEMGLALIQKVPTPITPVRIDKERRHITLAYFDKVSTVDYIGAVQGIPICFDAKECAADTFPLQNVHEHQVSFMEKYEKQQGISFLIIYYSQKETLYYMRFEELLKFWKRAQSGGRKSIRFEELSPEYFMALKNHCFVPYLDYIQKDLDDRD from the coding sequence ATGGGAACCTGGAATTCAAGGGGACTTCGTGGTTCTACCCTGGAAGATATGATCAATTACACAAATACCCGGTATGAAGAAATGGGACTGGCGCTGATCCAGAAGGTGCCGACCCCGATCACTCCGGTTCGGATTGACAAGGAACGGCGTCATATCACACTTGCCTATTTTGACAAGGTCAGCACCGTGGATTATATCGGAGCTGTTCAGGGAATTCCCATTTGTTTTGACGCAAAAGAGTGTGCCGCAGATACATTTCCGCTTCAGAATGTTCACGAGCATCAGGTTTCTTTTATGGAGAAGTATGAAAAACAGCAGGGGATTTCTTTTCTGATTATTTATTACAGTCAGAAAGAAACGTTGTATTACATGAGATTTGAAGAACTTTTGAAATTCTGGAAACGGGCACAGTCCGGCGGGCGCAAAAGTATCCGGTTTGAAGAACTTTCCCCGGAATATTTTATGGCTTTGAAAAATCATTGTTTTGTCCCGTATCTGGATTATATTCAAAAAGATTTGGATGACAGGGATTGA
- a CDS encoding RluA family pseudouridine synthase — translation MQEIKITEQEAGQRFDKLLGKYLNKAPKSFLYKMLRKKNITLNGKKASGNEKLAKGDCVKLFLSDETIQKFSETFSGYTNVSLDILYEDEDIILINKPVGMLSQKAARSDESLVEHLISYLIQSHALTEEDLRTFRPSICNRLDRNTSGIVAAGKSMAGLQSLSQMFHDRTIGKYYLCLTAGIIEKPSRVEGWLFKDERTNKVEILFQERPGSARIITEYRPIKSHDGVTLLEVHLITGKTHQIRAHLASVGHPLIGDHKYGASQINREYEQKYHLQSQLLHAARLQFPVCTQTLCNVSKKEFTAPLPKQFYRIAAEKGVL, via the coding sequence ATGCAGGAAATCAAGATTACAGAACAGGAAGCCGGGCAGCGGTTTGACAAGCTGCTTGGCAAATACTTAAATAAAGCCCCGAAGAGTTTTTTGTACAAAATGCTCCGGAAAAAAAATATTACGCTGAACGGGAAAAAGGCGTCCGGCAATGAAAAGCTGGCAAAGGGCGACTGTGTAAAATTATTTTTATCAGATGAAACGATTCAAAAATTTTCGGAAACGTTTTCCGGCTATACAAATGTCAGTCTGGACATTCTCTATGAGGATGAGGATATTATTCTGATCAATAAGCCTGTGGGGATGCTCTCCCAGAAAGCAGCAAGGTCAGACGAGTCTTTGGTGGAGCATCTGATTTCTTATCTGATCCAGAGCCATGCACTTACAGAGGAGGATCTCCGGACATTCAGACCTTCCATCTGCAACCGTCTGGACCGCAATACAAGCGGAATTGTAGCGGCAGGGAAAAGCATGGCAGGACTGCAGTCACTCAGCCAGATGTTTCATGACCGCACCATTGGAAAATATTATCTCTGCCTGACAGCGGGAATCATCGAAAAACCGAGCCGGGTAGAAGGATGGCTTTTTAAGGACGAGCGCACCAACAAAGTAGAAATACTGTTTCAGGAAAGACCTGGAAGTGCACGGATCATCACCGAATACCGTCCGATAAAGTCCCATGACGGTGTAACGCTTTTAGAAGTGCATCTGATCACCGGAAAGACCCACCAGATTCGTGCCCATCTGGCTTCGGTCGGACATCCGCTGATTGGAGACCACAAATACGGAGCATCGCAGATCAACCGGGAATACGAGCAGAAATATCACTTGCAGTCACAGCTTCTTCATGCTGCCAGACTGCAGTTTCCGGTATGTACGCAAACCTTATGCAACGTATCCAAGAAAGAGTTTACAGCGCCGCTTCCGAAACAGTTTTACAGGATTGCAGCCGAAAAAGGGGTGTTGTAA
- a CDS encoding SDR family NAD(P)-dependent oxidoreductase, translating into MKIAVITGASSGMGREFVRQIPHFYMNLDELWIISRRKDRLEAIAKTCSVPVRIFAGDLTDPMFLQTVKDTLQRLRPDIRMLVNAAGFGKSGTVLDIAKEEWPAQSEMVRLNCEALTNMTLLCMPYLSQGSRILQIASAAAFAPQPQFAVYAATKSYVLSFSRALGAEWKKKGIYVTAVCPGPVDTEFFERCGQPENPLKKMTMAKAPNVVKQALLDARRKKAVSIFGFWMGALYILVRIVPVSWILNVQTIGKK; encoded by the coding sequence ATGAAAATTGCAGTGATCACCGGGGCATCCTCCGGTATGGGGCGGGAGTTTGTCCGCCAGATTCCGCATTTCTATATGAACCTGGATGAATTGTGGATCATTTCACGCAGAAAAGACCGACTGGAAGCGATCGCGAAGACCTGTTCGGTTCCGGTCCGCATCTTTGCAGGAGATCTGACAGATCCGATGTTTCTTCAAACGGTCAAAGATACACTGCAGCGTCTAAGACCCGATATCCGGATGCTGGTGAATGCAGCAGGCTTCGGAAAAAGTGGTACTGTTTTGGATATCGCAAAAGAAGAGTGGCCCGCACAAAGTGAGATGGTGCGTCTCAACTGTGAGGCATTGACAAACATGACGCTTTTGTGTATGCCCTATCTGTCACAAGGAAGTCGGATCCTGCAGATTGCATCTGCTGCGGCATTTGCTCCGCAGCCCCAGTTTGCGGTTTATGCAGCCACCAAATCTTATGTACTCAGCTTTTCCAGAGCTCTTGGCGCAGAGTGGAAGAAAAAAGGAATCTATGTCACTGCAGTCTGCCCGGGACCTGTGGACACAGAATTTTTTGAGCGGTGCGGGCAACCTGAAAATCCGCTCAAAAAAATGACAATGGCAAAGGCTCCAAACGTAGTAAAACAGGCACTTCTGGATGCGAGACGAAAAAAAGCAGTCTCAATCTTCGGGTTTTGGATGGGGGCACTGTACATACTGGTCAGGATCGTTCCGGTCAGTTGGATTTTAAACGTACAGACCATTGGGAAAAAGTAG